A stretch of the Kushneria konosiri genome encodes the following:
- a CDS encoding RibD family protein — MPAATLSRAKAWEHVLRARQFDWQRGHSYQHDSMSITAGGAWRCSDAVDADASRLLDIMLPLVARSGALVMAQLGQSLDGRIATECGASYYVTGHEGLVHLHALRAVVDAVVVGAATVAMDDPRLTVRHVTGEHPVRVVLDPRGRVPERRFVFEDNSARTLHLVRHEHVERWQACHERHGHDVSVLGLESGEEGVEPQAVIELLGRQSLVRVLVEGGGMTVSRFLQKGCLDRLHSMVTPMIIGSGRPTLTLPVIECLSQAMRPSSRHFSLGEDVLFDLEFTTVA; from the coding sequence ATGCCAGCAGCGACGCTTTCCAGAGCAAAGGCCTGGGAACATGTATTGCGCGCCCGCCAGTTTGATTGGCAGCGCGGCCACTCGTATCAGCACGATTCAATGTCAATAACGGCGGGTGGCGCGTGGCGCTGTAGCGACGCCGTGGATGCTGACGCTTCCCGATTGCTTGACATCATGCTGCCGCTGGTTGCCCGGTCCGGTGCGCTTGTTATGGCGCAGCTGGGCCAGAGCCTTGATGGCCGCATTGCTACGGAGTGCGGGGCGTCCTACTACGTGACAGGGCATGAAGGGCTGGTGCATCTGCATGCGCTACGGGCCGTGGTCGATGCTGTAGTGGTTGGTGCGGCCACCGTTGCCATGGATGATCCACGCCTGACCGTACGCCACGTGACCGGCGAGCACCCCGTACGAGTGGTGCTGGACCCACGAGGGCGAGTGCCTGAGCGTCGCTTTGTGTTTGAAGATAACAGTGCTCGAACCCTGCATCTTGTCAGACACGAGCATGTCGAGCGCTGGCAGGCCTGTCACGAACGTCATGGCCATGACGTCAGCGTGCTGGGCCTTGAATCAGGAGAGGAGGGTGTCGAGCCGCAAGCGGTGATCGAGCTTCTGGGTCGTCAGTCACTGGTGCGTGTGCTGGTGGAAGGCGGTGGCATGACCGTGTCGCGTTTTCTACAAAAAGGGTGTCTTGATCGTCTGCATAGTATGGTTACGCCGATGATTATCGGCTCGGGCAGGCCCACGTTGACGCTGCCGGTCATCGAATGTCTGAGTCAGGCGATGCGACCGTCTTCACGTCACTTTAGCCTGGGAGAAGATGTTCTGTTTGACCTGGAGTTTACAACTGTTGCATAA